CCGCTACCACGACTCCTCCTTCGACTCGATGCTGCAGATCGCCATCGCGCCCTGTTCGCCGTTCTCGGTCTCCACCGAACTGATGCGCGAGGCCGCGCTGCTGGCCCGCCGCAAGGGCGTGCGCCTGCACACCCACGGCTCGGAGACGGCCGAGGAGGAGCAGTTCTGCAAGGAGCTGTTCGGCATGGGCCCGACCGACTACTTCGAGTCGACGGGCTGGCTGGGCGAGGACGTCTGGATGGCGCACTGCGTCCACATGAACGACTCGGACATCGCCAAGTTCGCCGAGACCGGCACCGGCGTAGCCCACTGCCCGTCCTCCAACGCCCGCCTCGCGGCCGGCATCGCCCGCGTCCCGGACATGCTGAAGGCCGGCGTGCCGGTGGGCCTCGGCGTGGACGGCACCGCCTCCAACGAGTCCGGCGAGCTCGGCACCGAGCTGCGCAACGCCCTGCTGATCAACCGTCTGCACGGCCGCCCGGACGCGCTGACCGCCCGCAGCTCGCTGCGCCTGGGCACCATGGGCGGCGCCCGGGTGCTCGGCCGGCAGGGCGAGATCGGCTCGATCGAGGTCGGCAAGCTCGCCGACCTGGCGCTCTGGAAGATCGACGGCATCATGCACTCCTCGATCGCCGACCCGGTCGCCGCCCTCGCCCTGGGCGCCCTCCCGCCGCTGGCGCTGCTGCTGGTCAACGGCAACCCGGTCGTCGAGAAGGGCATCCTGACCACCGTCAACGAGGACCGGATCGCCCAGGCCTGCGCCCGCGCGGCCAAGGACCTCGCCGCCCGCGGCTGAGCCGCCCTCCCCTCGCGGCCGCCGCCCGGCGGCGGCCGCGACCCCGCGACTCCGGGTCCGCCCAGGGACGGTGCGTGACCCGGACTCCGTGAGCCCCCTGGGGCGCGCGGAACGCAGCTCCGGACCCACGGCGAGGGTCCGGGGCTGTGGCGTGCCCGGGGGCGGGCGGTGCTGCCGGCCGGACGGTCAGCCGAAGCGGGCCGACAGCCTCGGCAGCAGGTACGCGAGATCCTCCTCCTCCCACGGCTCGCCCGCCGGACCGGTGCCCCCGGTTCCGGCGGTGACCTCCGGGTACGGCAGCTCGGTGCCGGTGACCCGCTCGTACGCCTCGTGCGCCGCATAGCCGAAGGACTCGGCCTCCGCGATCCGGTTCCCGTCCCAGCTCAGGTCCGCCAGGCCGTCCGGGTCCGCCAGCGCCCGCTCGTAGCAGGCCCGGCCGCGCGCGATCAGCCAGTCGCGGAAGTAGTCGAACCCGTCGTCGCTGCAGCCGCCGTTGATGACGTACCCGGCCGCCCAGAGCCGCCAGGTGTACGCGCGGCCGTGGTACTCCGAGTAGAGCCGCGCGAAGGCGATGATCTCCGCCGG
The sequence above is a segment of the Kitasatospora sp. NBC_00240 genome. Coding sequences within it:
- a CDS encoding DUF4240 domain-containing protein, which codes for MDTDTFWRLIGDARARVYDEEQQVENLTDLLAALPPAEIIAFARLYSEYHGRAYTWRLWAAGYVINGGCSDDGFDYFRDWLIARGRACYERALADPDGLADLSWDGNRIAEAESFGYAAHEAYERVTGTELPYPEVTAGTGGTGPAGEPWEEEDLAYLLPRLSARFG
- a CDS encoding 8-oxoguanine deaminase, producing MAVQPPPADQRIVIENVAVATVDANDTEYARGHVVVLGNRIESVGDGPAPQWLDNVVRRVNGEGHLITPGLVNTHHHFYQWITRGLAQDNILFDWLVALYPTWARIDDKLVHAAAQGSAAALLKSGCTTASDHHYVFPKDGGDILGAEIEAVQELGMRFTALRGSMDRSKKDGGLPPDHAVEKTEDILIASEAAVDRYHDSSFDSMLQIAIAPCSPFSVSTELMREAALLARRKGVRLHTHGSETAEEEQFCKELFGMGPTDYFESTGWLGEDVWMAHCVHMNDSDIAKFAETGTGVAHCPSSNARLAAGIARVPDMLKAGVPVGLGVDGTASNESGELGTELRNALLINRLHGRPDALTARSSLRLGTMGGARVLGRQGEIGSIEVGKLADLALWKIDGIMHSSIADPVAALALGALPPLALLLVNGNPVVEKGILTTVNEDRIAQACARAAKDLAARG